TACGGTGTAGTCCTCGAACGGTTCGGCGCAAAGGGCGCAGGGTTGATCGCAGGTACACCCCTCGAGGCTCGGGCGGATGAGTGGTCGATCTGGACCCCTCAGTTCCAGGCGGTGGTCAATAACGACTTCGAACGTATCAACCGTACATCGATCTATCGCGAGGATCTGCGCAACTACAACGCGCTTCCGCTGGCCGACTGGGGGCTCGTGTTCAAGCCCTACCATTGGCCATTCTTCGTGTTCGACGCCGCACACGCCTTCTCGTTTGCGCACGCGTTCTTCATCGTGATGTTCCTGTTGGGGTTTCGGCAGCTCTTTCGGGTATTGGGTTTGTCACAGGCCGAGGCCGCACTGGCGGCGCTCTTGCTCTTCTTTACCGGTTGCGTGCAGGCCTGGTGGACGACCCTGGGCCCTCTTTGGGCGGGATTCCCCTGGATGCTGGTTCTGGCGAGCGCGCCGCTCTCGCCCTGGGTCAAGGCCACCGGGCTCGCCTATCTTTCGGCGTCGTGGTTGCTCGCGCATCTCTACCCGCCGCAGCTGATCAGCCTCGCCTTTGCAGCCGTCGTACTTCTTCTGGCTTTTCGGCGCGATGTATTGCGGCCAGCCAATCTGGCCGTGTGCGCAGGGGGGACGGCCCTCGGGCTCGCAATTGTGTTGCTCTACCTATGGGAGCCCCTGCAAGCCATGGCTGCGACGGTCTTCCCGGGCGAACGGGTGAGTGACGGCGGCGGTCAGTCCTCGCTGCAGTGGTGGAGTCAGCTCTTACCCTATCTCGCGCGAAGTGGAAATCGGGCCCTGGCCAACGGCAACATCTGCGAAGCCTCGACCATTGGCAGCTATCTGCCGCTGTTCTGTCTGCTATTCCTCGATCACCGCGGGTTGCTGGCGCGCTGGCGATCTGGGGATGCCGCGATCCGAGCTCTGTTGCGAGACGTCGCACCGCTGCTTGTCGCCGTCCTGCTGTGTTCGCTCTGGATGCTCTGGCCGATTCCGTCGGCGCTGGGTCGTATCCTGCTCTGGGATCAAGTTCCTCCGTCGCGGATGTGGTTCACATGCGGCTTGCTGATCTTCGCACTCGCGTTGCGGCTTCTGGGACTGCCCCTACGAGTCACCCCAGTACGGATTGCAGTCTGTGCGACCGTCGTTCTGGGCGCGGCGTACGGTTCGGAGGTCATACTCGGACAAGGTTCGCTTCTCGATGAACCGGCCGAGGGGGCCGTGCTTCTGCCGTTGCTATTCGGCGGTCTCCTGATGCCCGAAGGCTCGCGGGCGACGCGCCAGGTGCTGCTCGGCGTGACGCTATTCGCCAACCTGGCGGGTTTTGCACTCTTCAATCCGATCCAGTCGGCGAAACCGATCTTCGAACGACCTGTGACGCCGATTACTCGCAATCTCGATGAGTTTGCCGCGCGCCATGCGCGTGGATGGCTCGTGCTTGACGGAATAGGAGTGTGGGGCTCGGTGTTGAACGGCTGGGGATGGGCCGCGCCGGCCCATGTGCTGATTCGGCCGCGCATGCCGATGTTTCGAACGTGGTTCCCATCGCTTCCCGAACATGAATTCGAACAGTTGTTCAACCGCTTCCTGCATGTAAAGCTGACTTCCGAGAAGCGCCCGACTCCCTGGGCTTCAGATGGAACTGTCGTTCCGGTCGACGTATTCGACCCTCCCGAGATCCCCGTACTTCTGGCCTCTGGCGTCGCTACTCGCCATCCAGGAAGCGGTGAAGTGAACTATCAGAAGGTCTATGCCGAGGATCCCGAACCGTACGCTCTGATCATCGGCTGGTCGGAATTTGTCGCTACGGATCCGGAGGCCCAGCTTCGCGTGACAACGAACATGCCTGTTCTGCGGGCCTTTGCCGTCCCGGTTCTGCGCCAGGACGTGGCCCGCGGTCTGGGCTCTCCGGAGCATGTTGCATCGGGATTCAGCCTGCGCCTCGATCTAGCGCCGGGCTGGCGCGATGTGGTCTCGCCCAGGTTCTGCATCGTATCGCGCAACCGCGACGGTGAAGAGTACCTTCTGCCTTCGGGTTCCGGATGTGAGGCAATGGAGATCCGGAACTGACCACAGCATCTCGCTCGGAATACTCTACGCTAGTTTCCCAATATGCCACTTGCTCGAACAGGGGAGTTGCTTCGAGCCAGCAGGGAACCAGGAGAAGTGTCCGTATGAAACCTGCATGTGATCCAGAGACCGACTACAAGGAAGTCGTGCGACGAGGCTACGACTCCTGCTCGGAGAGCTACTCCGCGGCACGCCAGGATGAACCTCCTGTGGAACTCGGGAGACTCACTGAAAGACTGCTTCCGGGTTCGGCGGTACTGGATCTGGGCTGCGGTGCCGGGCAGCCGATCGCGCAGGCTCTCTCTGAGAACTTCCAGGTGACCGGCGTCGACTTCTCGGCCGAGCAGATCAGCCGAGCGAAGAAGGCCGTTCCTCGCGCAACGCTCCTGTGCATGGATGTGATGGACTTTTCTCCGGAACCGGCGACATTCGACGCAATCTGCTCGTTCTATGTGCTGTTCCATCTGCCACGCGAACAACAGGTGGAACTGGTTCGGCGCATGCACGAGTGGCTGCGACCTGGCGGAGTGTTCCTGGGTTCGGTCGGTCGGGTCAACGAGCAGCCCTATACGGAGAACGACTTTTTCGGGGCCACCATGTTCTGGACCAACTTCAGCCTCGGCGAGTACATGAGCATCTTTCGCGAGGCCGGATTCGAAGTCTCTGAGGCGGGAGGGCTCGGAGAGGGATTTCGTACTTCCTCTTTGGCGGCGCGCCATCCGTTGCTCTTCGCCGAGCGTCGCTAGACCTGCCCGGAACTCGGCCGGATCTCCAGCCACTCGCGATCGTTCTCACGAACGCCCGTCGATGTTCCCTCTGTCGATGCCGTAGAAGCGATAGAAATCCTCAACGGGTGCCAGTGCGATCAGAGCTGGTAGAGGGAACGCACGCCATAGTTTCGCTAGATCGAGTCGTGGTAGATTCTGCAGGAAGATCGCACCAAGATCAGCTCGGACACACTCGCGATGGTCGAGGAATTGCCCCCAGCTGGACGAGCCGTCGAAGCGGGGATTGCGCTCGGGTTCTTTCAGCGTGTCGATGAAACTCGCTGGGAAGAGTCTTCTGTACGCTTCTCGATGGTACAACCACGAACCGCCTCGAATGGCTTTCGCAGACGGGGCGTGCTCACTCAGGTGAGCGAAGAGCTGCTGAAGCTCGCCCGTTCGCCGATCCACCTTGCCCGAACTCAGTGGCCCGGATGCGAATCCGACCTCGCGGTTTTCGAAGTGGATCCGCACGACCCCGTCTTGATTCGGAGGTTCGTAGGCGAAGCACCCAAAGCGCGGCTGGTCGGTCGGCGGAGGTTCCTTGGAAGAGTGCGCGAAGAATTCCTGCGCCCACTCGACGCGCTCGTCGTGTATTTCGATTCGGGCCAGACGAGCTGCGAATTCTCTCCAGGCTTCCGACTCTTCACCGGTGACGGCTCTTCCGAGTCCGAATCGGCGATGCAGATTCGTGAAACGAGCCACGCTGGCTGCGATGGTCTCGGAATTCAGTACCGATATCCGCTCCGCGAAATGAAGCTGGAGATCGAAGTAGTCCCGCAGGCGTTCTGCTCCGGCAAACCGATCGCTCACGCTCTCAATCTAGCGGATTGAAACAGGGCAGGGCATCCCGCCTAGCCGACGATTGTGTTGAGACGCTCCAGTTCTGTTTCGGCCTCATCTACGATCTCGCGGACGATGTCGCCCGCCGGTTTCACACTGGTGATCAGACCCGCGCCGGTACCCGCGATGTAGTTGCCCTTGCTTCCGTCGGCGTCGTCGGGAATTCGAGCCATTCCCTCGCCCTGAATCCCCATGAAGTCCATGGCGCTCTTGCCAGGCGCGTCGAGAGCATTCATTTCCTCGAAGAAGGAGTTCTGAATCATCCGTGTGGGAGAGGACTGTCGACACGCAACGGCGGTATCCCCGTCCCCCGCATTGATCAGGACCTTCTTCCAGTTGTCGTGAGCAGGGGATTCGTTGCTGGCCAGGAAGCGAGTTCCCATCTGGGCGCCCTGGGCGCCGAGCGCCAGCACCGCCAGCAGTCCGCGCCCGTCCGCCAGTCCGCCCGCGCCGATGATGGGGATGTCCACCTCTTTCGCCACCAGCGGGATCAGTGAGATCGCGGGGATGTCTTCGCGGCCCACCTTGCCTCCGGACTCGATTCCTTCGACCACGATGGCGTCGACCCCGGCCTGCTGAGCTTTGACTGCATTTCGCAGCGACGAAACCACGTGAAGCACGATGATGCCAGCGTCTTTGAGCTGGCTGGTGAACTTCTGCGGGCTACCTGCGGAGGTCGTGGCGATCGTCACGCCGCATTCAGCCGCGATCTTCACGAGTTCGGGAACCATGGGGTGGAAGATCGGGAGGTTGAGCGAGTAGGGTTTGTCGGTGATCTTGCGGATCTTCTCGATCTCGCTTCGCGTGCCGTCGGGACCAAATGTAGCGGTCGAAAGCGTGCCCAGGGCGCCGGCTTCCGAGACGGCAGCGGTCAGCTTCCCGTCGCTGATTCCCATCATTCCGCCCAGGATGATGGGATGGTCGATTCCGAGCAGGTCACAAATCGGTGTGTGGATCGGCATGTCGTTGTTCCTCTTGGGGGTTCGATCGTAGGGGTTCAGGCGCCGGTCGGGAAGGAGCGGGCCATATCGTCGGCGAGGCTCGCTTCGATCTTGTCGAGTGTCTCTCCGCGCACGAGCCTGCGCGTACCGATGAATGCCCCCCGTGGTAGTTGGGCCAGTCGTTGGGCTTCCTCGAGTGCACTGGCGAACACCTCATCCGGCGCCAGTACCCGGTCGAGAAAACCCGCGTCGACTGCCGTTTCAGGTCCGTAGATTTCGGCCAGTACGGTGGCGCGATGCAGGTGGCGTTTGGAGAGGCGCTCGCGGGCCAGTTCGACCAGGAACACCGGCGTGGTCATTCCGATGGCTACCTCATTGAAGCCGATCTTGAAATCACCGGAGGTTCCGACGCGCACGTCGGCCGCCAGGAGCAGCACGGCTCCCATCGCCAGCGCGTGACCGTTGCAGGCGATGACCACGGGTGCGGGATGACGCGCGATCTGCAACGCGAGATTTGCACCGCCTGTGACCATCTTCCGCGCTGCATCGGGGCCGCCCTCGCGCATCACGTTCAGATTGAAGCCCGCCGAAAA
This window of the bacterium genome carries:
- a CDS encoding class I SAM-dependent methyltransferase; protein product: MKPACDPETDYKEVVRRGYDSCSESYSAARQDEPPVELGRLTERLLPGSAVLDLGCGAGQPIAQALSENFQVTGVDFSAEQISRAKKAVPRATLLCMDVMDFSPEPATFDAICSFYVLFHLPREQQVELVRRMHEWLRPGGVFLGSVGRVNEQPYTENDFFGATMFWTNFSLGEYMSIFREAGFEVSEAGGLGEGFRTSSLAARHPLLFAERR
- a CDS encoding nitronate monooxygenase; the encoded protein is MPIHTPICDLLGIDHPIILGGMMGISDGKLTAAVSEAGALGTLSTATFGPDGTRSEIEKIRKITDKPYSLNLPIFHPMVPELVKIAAECGVTIATTSAGSPQKFTSQLKDAGIIVLHVVSSLRNAVKAQQAGVDAIVVEGIESGGKVGREDIPAISLIPLVAKEVDIPIIGAGGLADGRGLLAVLALGAQGAQMGTRFLASNESPAHDNWKKVLINAGDGDTAVACRQSSPTRMIQNSFFEEMNALDAPGKSAMDFMGIQGEGMARIPDDADGSKGNYIAGTGAGLITSVKPAGDIVREIVDEAETELERLNTIVG
- a CDS encoding crotonase/enoyl-CoA hydratase family protein — translated: MSDSLQYEKSGDVAILRMDDGKANAIDPTLIDAVSKALERAEKEAGSVLITGRPKRFSAGFNLNVMREGGPDAARKMVTGGANLALQIARHPAPVVIACNGHALAMGAVLLLAADVRVGTSGDFKIGFNEVAIGMTTPVFLVELARERLSKRHLHRATVLAEIYGPETAVDAGFLDRVLAPDEVFASALEEAQRLAQLPRGAFIGTRRLVRGETLDKIEASLADDMARSFPTGA